A single genomic interval of Halobacillus halophilus DSM 2266 harbors:
- the nfsA gene encoding oxygen-insensitive NADPH nitroreductase, translated as MNQTIETILNHRSIRKFKDIPLTDEQLDTMLSAAQQASTSSYMMAYSIIGVTDPEKKEKLAEITGQEYVKNNGHLFIYCADLHRPTMMASKEEYEQMLANLENSEHFLVSSVDAALAAQNAAIAAESMDLGICYIGSIRNNLSQVDELLSLPKHVIPLFGMVTGVPDHQPERKPRLPQKGIYFENEYKESTQAVESFDARIKEYYQSRSSNNRIDSWTDQMLRRFTTPMRMDVTDLVQKKGFNKR; from the coding sequence ATGAACCAGACTATTGAAACGATATTAAACCATCGTTCGATTCGGAAATTTAAAGACATTCCATTAACAGACGAGCAATTAGATACGATGCTTTCAGCTGCCCAGCAGGCCTCAACTTCAAGCTATATGATGGCTTACAGTATCATCGGAGTAACGGATCCGGAGAAAAAAGAGAAGCTTGCTGAAATCACGGGGCAGGAATACGTTAAAAATAATGGTCACCTTTTCATCTACTGCGCGGATCTGCACAGGCCGACCATGATGGCATCCAAGGAAGAATATGAGCAGATGCTAGCCAATCTTGAAAACAGCGAGCATTTTCTAGTATCCTCTGTAGACGCTGCATTAGCTGCTCAAAATGCAGCCATCGCTGCAGAATCGATGGATCTTGGCATCTGCTATATTGGCAGTATTCGCAATAATTTAAGCCAGGTGGATGAACTGCTTTCCTTGCCGAAGCATGTCATTCCCCTTTTCGGCATGGTGACAGGCGTACCGGATCACCAGCCAGAGCGTAAACCACGCCTGCCGCAAAAAGGTATATATTTTGAAAATGAGTATAAAGAATCCACCCAGGCTGTCGAATCATTTGATGCGCGGATTAAGGAATATTATCAATCCAGATCCAGCAATAACCGCATTGATTCCTGGACGGATCAGATGCTACGTCGCTTTACTACACCAATGAGAATGGACGTCACTGATCTTGTACAGAAGAAAGGCTTCAATAAACGATAA
- a CDS encoding ATP-binding cassette domain-containing protein codes for MAVNGKIEVEHLSKTFKKGNVQAVKDVSFTVEDGEFFAFLGPNGAGKSTTVQILTTLINATGGKATVAGHDVIREPEKVRRYIGVALQETGVDPDLTGRELIELQANIFGFSKVEAKTRAEELLNIVQLTDSAERRIGNYSGGMRRRLDLALTLVNEPKILFLDEPTTGLDPSNRMAIWKELRRLNEENGTTIFLTTQYLEEADSLAHRISIINDGEIVATGTPRELKAQIGNDLIALTFSSREEEEKAERILKEHMGPSDVILQNRKLTVYVEDGTKQLLELVRLLDQENIEVATVNLSSPTLDDIFLKITSKQAEKEGEDHGE; via the coding sequence ATGGCCGTGAATGGGAAGATTGAAGTTGAACATTTATCTAAGACCTTTAAGAAGGGAAATGTGCAGGCGGTAAAAGATGTGTCGTTTACTGTGGAGGATGGAGAATTCTTTGCATTTCTGGGGCCTAACGGGGCCGGCAAATCCACAACGGTGCAAATTTTGACCACCTTAATCAATGCAACAGGCGGCAAGGCAACTGTAGCCGGGCACGATGTGATTCGAGAGCCGGAGAAGGTCAGGAGATATATTGGAGTTGCTCTACAGGAAACAGGAGTGGACCCGGATCTTACCGGTCGGGAACTGATCGAACTTCAAGCTAACATCTTTGGTTTTTCAAAAGTTGAGGCTAAAACTAGAGCGGAAGAACTGCTGAACATTGTACAGCTTACAGATTCAGCGGAACGAAGAATCGGCAACTACTCGGGAGGAATGAGAAGGAGGCTCGATTTAGCTCTTACGCTCGTGAACGAGCCTAAGATTTTATTTTTAGATGAGCCGACCACAGGTCTGGATCCTTCCAATCGAATGGCCATTTGGAAAGAGCTGCGCCGTTTAAATGAAGAGAATGGAACTACGATTTTTCTTACGACACAATATTTAGAGGAAGCGGATTCCCTTGCCCATCGAATCAGTATTATTAATGATGGTGAAATTGTAGCCACTGGAACTCCGCGAGAGCTAAAGGCTCAAATAGGCAATGATCTAATCGCTTTGACTTTCTCAAGCAGAGAAGAGGAAGAAAAAGCAGAAAGAATTCTGAAGGAGCATATGGGTCCAAGTGACGTGATCCTGCAAAACCGTAAGCTGACCGTTTATGTAGAAGATGGCACGAAACAATTATTGGAACTCGTGAGGCTGCTGGATCAAGAGAATATTGAAGTAGCCACCGTTAATTTATCTTCACCTACCCTGGATGACATATTCTTAAAGATTACAAGTAAGCAGGCTGAAAAGGAGGGAGAAGATCATGGGGAATAG
- a CDS encoding GNAT family N-acetyltransferase, which translates to MNKSKFNTHLTGKKVTLRSIQDEDIPLLWEKIYAHEQEWKKWDAPYYPLEPHTLESYRSHENARKERLGSEEPDSRLLIEVDGQIIGTVTYYWEHKPSLWLEVGIGIYDPAYWNGGYGTEALTLWIDHLFQSLPIVRAGLTTWSKNERMMKVGEKLGLTLEGRMRKCRIYEGKFYDSIRMGVLREEWNEMHRD; encoded by the coding sequence ATGAATAAATCGAAATTTAACACCCATTTAACGGGAAAGAAAGTAACCCTGCGGTCCATTCAGGATGAAGACATCCCTCTGCTCTGGGAGAAAATTTATGCACATGAGCAAGAGTGGAAGAAATGGGACGCCCCCTACTACCCTCTTGAACCGCATACGCTGGAAAGCTACCGCAGCCACGAGAACGCTCGTAAAGAACGCTTAGGTTCTGAGGAGCCGGATTCACGCCTGCTGATTGAGGTGGATGGTCAAATAATCGGAACCGTGACGTATTATTGGGAGCACAAACCATCTTTATGGCTGGAGGTAGGCATTGGTATTTATGACCCTGCCTACTGGAATGGAGGTTATGGTACAGAAGCATTAACGTTATGGATTGACCATCTTTTTCAATCACTTCCTATTGTACGTGCAGGATTAACTACCTGGTCAAAAAATGAACGAATGATGAAAGTGGGAGAGAAATTAGGTTTGACATTAGAAGGTCGGATGAGGAAATGCCGCATTTACGAAGGTAAGTTTTACGACTCCATCCGAATGGGAGTGCTTCGAGAAGAATGGAATGAGATGCATCGTGACTAA
- a CDS encoding Gfo/Idh/MocA family protein: MEKVRWGIIGCGDVTEVKSGPAFDLAENSSLEAVMRRNGDLAKDYAERHGVPKWYDQADDLINDPDVDAVYIATPPASHKEYTLKAAEAGKPVYVEKPMALNVEECKEMVEACNQQQVPLYVAFYRRSLPRFLKVKELLDNNEIGDILFISIQQTQKLVEKDENDNLPWRVLPEVSGGGLFYDVASHTLDLVDYLLGPIKEAKGIASNQAKAYPAEDIVSGTFLFESGVIGNGVWNFSSYKNEDLNRIVGSKGEITFSSFDEKPVTLIKESDTKQFIIERPKHIQQHLIQEIVDELTGKGSSPSTGETALRTNRVMDELVKNYYQK; the protein is encoded by the coding sequence ATGGAAAAAGTAAGATGGGGAATTATCGGTTGCGGTGATGTTACTGAAGTAAAAAGCGGACCTGCGTTTGATTTAGCAGAAAACAGTTCATTGGAAGCGGTGATGAGGCGAAACGGAGATTTAGCGAAAGACTACGCTGAACGTCATGGGGTACCAAAATGGTATGATCAAGCCGACGATTTAATAAACGATCCTGATGTGGATGCTGTTTATATTGCGACGCCTCCTGCCTCTCATAAAGAGTACACCCTGAAAGCAGCTGAAGCAGGCAAGCCTGTCTATGTGGAAAAACCAATGGCTTTAAATGTAGAGGAATGCAAGGAAATGGTAGAAGCTTGTAATCAACAGCAAGTACCGTTGTATGTAGCCTTTTATAGACGTTCACTCCCTCGTTTTTTAAAAGTAAAAGAACTACTCGACAATAATGAAATCGGGGATATTCTTTTTATTTCCATACAGCAGACCCAAAAACTAGTGGAGAAAGATGAGAATGATAACCTGCCCTGGAGGGTTTTGCCTGAAGTAAGCGGTGGGGGCCTGTTTTATGATGTAGCCTCTCATACACTGGATTTGGTTGATTATTTACTCGGTCCTATTAAAGAGGCAAAAGGGATCGCGTCCAACCAGGCGAAAGCTTATCCGGCAGAGGATATTGTAAGCGGAACCTTCCTTTTTGAGAGCGGCGTAATCGGAAATGGTGTCTGGAATTTTTCTTCTTACAAAAATGAGGATCTTAATCGAATCGTAGGCTCCAAAGGGGAGATTACTTTTTCTTCCTTTGATGAAAAACCGGTTACACTAATTAAAGAATCAGATACTAAACAGTTTATTATTGAACGGCCCAAACATATTCAACAGCATCTCATTCAGGAGATTGTAGATGAACTGACAGGTAAAGGGAGCTCCCCAAGTACGGGTGAGACCGCTTTGCGTACCAATCGTGTGATGGATGAACTGGTGAAAAATTACTATCAGAAATAA
- a CDS encoding glutamine synthetase family protein: MTYTKETIKQEVQAHKVEFIVLEFTDMLGETKNVELPIDELDMVLNEEAMFDSSSISGFSDIQESDMYLVPDLDTFLVLPSLVDEDQSARFICDIYKPDGTPFEGDPRYILKRAMQKAEDMGYTVNVGPEPEFFLFKLNEDGYPVRKFNDRAGYFDSSPKDKGDKVRRDIVRTLKKYGFEMEASHHEVAMGQHEINFRFDNMLKTADNIQTFKNVVKDIATNHDYHATFMPKPITGENGSGMHCHLSLFQDGDSAFFDEDAEDGVSKTMKQFIAGILHHASGIAAITNPNVNSYKRLVPGYEAPVSVAWSHSNRSCMMRVPTTRGKGTRFEVRNPDPTANPYLTLAVLIQAGLEGIRNELDAGEAESRNLYEVDDDSVPTLPTNLKEAIEALKKDEVLLEALGEHTAQAYIDDKEEEWTDYSLQVSQWEVDKYMNK; this comes from the coding sequence ATGACTTACACGAAAGAAACGATTAAGCAGGAAGTACAAGCACACAAAGTAGAATTCATCGTACTAGAATTTACAGATATGCTTGGGGAAACTAAAAACGTAGAACTCCCTATCGATGAACTAGATATGGTATTAAACGAAGAAGCTATGTTTGACAGTTCTTCCATTTCAGGTTTCTCTGACATCCAAGAAAGTGATATGTACCTTGTTCCAGACTTAGATACGTTCTTGGTTCTGCCTTCCCTGGTAGACGAAGATCAAAGTGCTCGCTTTATTTGCGACATCTATAAGCCGGACGGTACACCTTTCGAAGGTGACCCTCGTTATATTTTGAAACGCGCTATGCAAAAAGCGGAAGATATGGGCTATACCGTTAACGTAGGTCCTGAACCAGAATTCTTCCTATTTAAACTTAATGAAGACGGATATCCAGTTAGAAAGTTCAACGACCGCGCTGGTTATTTCGACTCTTCCCCTAAAGATAAAGGAGATAAAGTACGTCGTGACATCGTACGTACTCTGAAAAAATATGGCTTTGAAATGGAAGCTTCTCACCACGAAGTTGCCATGGGTCAGCACGAAATCAACTTCCGTTTTGACAACATGCTGAAAACGGCAGACAATATCCAAACGTTCAAAAACGTTGTAAAAGATATTGCAACAAACCATGACTATCACGCAACATTCATGCCTAAGCCGATCACTGGTGAGAATGGTTCCGGTATGCACTGCCACCTTTCCCTATTCCAGGATGGCGATAGTGCGTTCTTTGATGAGGATGCTGAGGATGGCGTTTCTAAGACAATGAAACAATTCATTGCCGGAATTCTGCATCATGCAAGCGGAATTGCTGCCATCACCAATCCTAACGTTAACTCGTACAAGCGTCTAGTTCCTGGGTATGAGGCTCCGGTCAGTGTAGCATGGTCTCACTCCAACCGAAGCTGTATGATGCGCGTACCGACTACACGTGGAAAAGGAACACGTTTTGAAGTGCGTAACCCGGACCCTACAGCAAACCCTTACTTGACGCTGGCTGTTCTTATTCAAGCTGGACTTGAAGGTATCCGTAATGAACTGGATGCAGGAGAAGCAGAAAGCCGTAACTTGTATGAAGTTGATGACGACAGTGTACCAACACTTCCTACAAACTTAAAAGAGGCAATTGAAGCTCTTAAGAAGGATGAAGTTCTTCTGGAGGCTCTAGGTGAGCACACAGCGCAGGCTTATATTGATGATAAAGAAGAAGAATGGACCGACTATTCTCTTCAAGTAAGCCAGTGGGAAGTCGACAAATATATGAACAAATAA
- the rsgA gene encoding ribosome small subunit-dependent GTPase A, whose protein sequence is MKRNERKDFHEHFSKQMNEQEQAGRVVRSTHGIYSIATESKTYTGTLSGRFHNEITENRDYPAVGDWVIFQPYDNNSKALIQRILQRRTLLSRKKAGTGNEEQIIAANIDAVFIVTALTKEFNVRRLERYVQQVYESGARPVVVCTKRDLCDTVSEKLWQVERVAPGVPVYAVDSLTGEGMVSLLTEVNEGETISLIGSSGVGKSTLINRLLHKEVQATKNVRESDERGRHTTTHRELFELPEGAFIIDTPGMRELQLWGDQETTAGTFSDIENLSQQCKFRDCQHEQEPGCAVQQAIAEGELEAERLNSFNKLKRELHRLELKDQYGTHRTNRMLHGPNKGKIYPS, encoded by the coding sequence ATGAAACGGAACGAAAGAAAAGATTTTCATGAGCATTTTAGCAAACAGATGAACGAACAGGAACAAGCTGGACGTGTGGTTCGATCCACTCATGGGATCTACAGCATTGCAACAGAATCTAAGACCTATACGGGTACATTATCCGGCCGTTTTCATAATGAAATAACGGAGAATAGAGACTATCCAGCCGTAGGAGACTGGGTCATCTTTCAACCTTACGACAATAATTCTAAGGCTTTAATTCAACGCATCCTGCAGAGAAGAACCCTTCTTTCCAGAAAAAAAGCAGGCACGGGGAACGAAGAGCAGATTATCGCTGCTAATATAGATGCTGTATTTATCGTTACGGCTCTGACAAAAGAGTTTAACGTCAGAAGACTTGAGCGATACGTGCAGCAGGTATATGAGAGCGGTGCACGACCAGTAGTTGTTTGCACAAAACGTGATCTTTGCGATACGGTCTCTGAAAAGCTGTGGCAGGTGGAGCGTGTTGCTCCCGGGGTTCCAGTTTATGCAGTGGACAGCTTGACGGGAGAAGGAATGGTTTCGCTACTTACAGAAGTTAACGAAGGAGAGACTATATCCTTAATAGGTTCTTCCGGAGTAGGTAAATCAACCTTAATTAATCGACTGCTTCATAAAGAAGTCCAGGCAACAAAAAATGTTCGTGAAAGCGATGAACGCGGGCGTCATACAACCACGCACAGGGAATTGTTTGAGCTGCCGGAAGGGGCCTTTATTATTGATACTCCCGGGATGCGAGAGTTACAGCTTTGGGGTGATCAGGAAACAACAGCGGGTACCTTTTCCGATATCGAAAACTTGAGCCAGCAATGTAAATTCAGGGATTGCCAGCATGAGCAAGAACCAGGATGCGCAGTTCAGCAGGCTATTGCAGAGGGAGAGCTTGAAGCTGAACGGCTGAACAGCTTTAATAAACTGAAAAGAGAATTGCACCGTTTGGAGCTGAAAGATCAATACGGGACTCATCGAACGAATCGGATGCTTCATGGTCCTAATAAAGGAAAGATTTACCCCTCATAA
- a CDS encoding manganese-dependent inorganic pyrophosphatase, with protein MNKTLIFGHKNPDTDTISSAIAYAALKNSLGFDTEPVRLGEIGGETQYALDYFDVKAPRLVEKVSDEVEQVILVDHNERQQSVEDLAEVKVLEVIDHHRIANFETEGPLYYRAEPVGCTATILNKLYKENNKEISKPMAGLMLSAIISDSLLFKSPTCTDEDRQAAEELAGIAGVNAEEYGLEMLKAGADISGLSAEEVISLDAKEFSMGDKNVEIAQVNTVDTDDVLARKAELEQAMEKAVADKGSDLFLLVVTDILTNNSTVVAVGNKEAVAQAFNVTLDGNQAVLEGVVSRKKQIVPPLNQYFA; from the coding sequence ATGAATAAAACATTAATTTTTGGTCATAAAAATCCTGACACGGATACCATTAGCTCAGCAATTGCTTATGCCGCTTTAAAAAATTCACTCGGCTTTGATACAGAGCCGGTACGTTTAGGAGAGATCGGCGGGGAGACTCAATACGCTCTCGACTATTTTGATGTAAAAGCACCGAGGCTGGTTGAGAAAGTATCCGACGAAGTGGAACAAGTTATACTGGTTGATCATAACGAGCGCCAGCAGAGTGTAGAAGATTTGGCAGAAGTTAAAGTTCTTGAGGTTATTGATCACCACCGTATTGCTAACTTCGAAACGGAGGGACCTCTTTACTATCGTGCTGAACCCGTGGGTTGTACGGCTACGATTTTAAACAAACTTTATAAAGAAAATAACAAAGAGATCTCTAAACCGATGGCCGGACTAATGCTTTCTGCCATTATTTCTGACTCTCTATTGTTTAAATCTCCAACGTGCACGGATGAGGACCGTCAGGCTGCTGAAGAACTAGCAGGTATTGCTGGCGTGAATGCAGAAGAGTACGGACTGGAAATGTTAAAAGCAGGTGCTGATATCAGCGGACTGTCTGCTGAAGAAGTTATTTCCCTTGATGCAAAAGAATTCTCAATGGGTGATAAAAATGTTGAAATCGCTCAGGTGAATACCGTGGATACCGATGATGTTCTTGCTCGCAAAGCAGAACTTGAACAGGCTATGGAAAAAGCTGTAGCAGATAAAGGATCCGACTTGTTCTTATTGGTCGTAACGGATATCCTTACGAACAACTCCACAGTTGTAGCGGTTGGGAATAAAGAAGCGGTAGCTCAGGCGTTTAATGTCACATTAGACGGCAACCAGGCTGTACTTGAAGGTGTAGTTTCCCGTAAGAAACAAATCGTACCGCCGTTGAACCAATATTTCGCATAA
- the corA gene encoding magnesium/cobalt transporter CorA, translated as MIYVTAYSNKDGLQKNLTLEQLSTLDWNWYWVDFESPTDEEVKLLDSYFHFHPLAIEDCLHELQRPKLDYYDDHTFFVLHSVNREELEREEIDIFLGECAIVTFHKEPAPSLDIAERLLKRSKDMSKVDEYFILYQILDKVVDNYFPIVYEIEDHINEIESNTKNLSMERLLDELFDRRSELLTLRQTVHPMRDLLYRVLNTHHLEGVRDRREYFADIHDHLIKVADIIASNREMTQDIRDSYLSLNSHQTNRTMQILTVISVIFMPLTFIVGVYGMNFQHMPELNTQYGYLVVWIIMIGVSIGMFTWFKRKGWFD; from the coding sequence ATGATTTATGTAACGGCCTATTCGAATAAGGATGGACTTCAAAAGAATTTAACGCTTGAGCAATTATCTACACTCGACTGGAACTGGTACTGGGTAGATTTTGAATCCCCTACTGATGAAGAAGTCAAGCTGCTGGATAGTTATTTCCACTTTCACCCTTTAGCTATTGAAGACTGTCTTCACGAGCTGCAGAGGCCTAAGTTAGATTACTATGATGACCATACATTTTTTGTGCTTCATTCCGTAAATCGAGAAGAACTTGAAAGGGAAGAAATCGATATTTTCCTGGGAGAGTGTGCCATCGTTACGTTCCATAAGGAGCCTGCTCCTTCGCTGGACATAGCTGAGCGCCTGCTCAAACGCAGTAAGGATATGAGCAAAGTAGATGAATATTTCATACTTTACCAGATCCTTGATAAAGTAGTGGATAACTATTTTCCGATCGTTTATGAAATTGAAGATCATATTAACGAAATTGAATCCAATACGAAGAACCTTTCCATGGAAAGACTGCTGGATGAACTGTTTGACCGCAGAAGTGAATTGCTTACATTGAGGCAGACGGTGCACCCGATGCGTGATTTATTGTACCGGGTATTGAACACTCATCACTTAGAAGGTGTGCGTGACCGTAGGGAGTATTTCGCCGATATCCACGACCACTTAATAAAAGTAGCGGATATTATTGCATCGAACCGTGAGATGACGCAGGATATCAGGGACAGTTATTTGTCTTTAAACTCTCATCAAACCAATCGAACAATGCAGATTCTGACGGTTATATCCGTTATCTTTATGCCGCTGACGTTTATTGTTGGGGTCTATGGAATGAATTTTCAGCACATGCCTGAGCTTAATACTCAATATGGCTATTTGGTTGTCTGGATCATTATGATTGGCGTTTCCATAGGGATGTTCACGTGGTTCAAGCGTAAAGGCTGGTTCGATTAA
- a CDS encoding ABC transporter permease: MGNSVWKDTWLITIRSVKTTLRNPFSFIPNLMISAFFLLVYEGGLSGISQLPMFEGANYLAFILPVSIVSAAIGGAGGAGQGIVKDIENGFFSRLLLTPASRLAIVLGPIIAGMLQLFIQTLLIIGIAFLLGLEVETGFGGILFVLLIAIGWGLAFAGYSAGVALRTKNAQAAQAGTFIFFPLIFLSTTFVPYELIEAQWLKVAATINPTTYIFESMRTVLIDGWIFWDLMQGVIAIVIACTITITFAAVSAKKAVSRG, encoded by the coding sequence ATGGGGAATAGCGTATGGAAAGATACATGGCTGATCACGATCCGAAGTGTGAAGACGACGCTTAGAAATCCATTTTCTTTTATTCCAAACTTAATGATTTCCGCTTTCTTTCTATTAGTATATGAAGGAGGGCTAAGCGGCATTTCCCAGCTTCCCATGTTTGAGGGAGCTAACTATCTCGCCTTTATCCTTCCCGTGTCTATTGTGTCCGCTGCAATTGGAGGAGCCGGGGGAGCCGGACAGGGAATCGTGAAAGACATTGAGAACGGATTTTTCTCTAGACTTTTGCTTACCCCTGCTTCGAGACTGGCTATTGTCCTCGGCCCTATTATTGCGGGAATGCTTCAATTATTTATCCAGACTTTATTGATTATCGGAATTGCATTCCTGCTGGGATTGGAAGTCGAAACAGGCTTTGGAGGTATTCTGTTTGTATTGTTAATCGCAATTGGATGGGGGCTTGCATTCGCCGGTTATTCCGCAGGAGTTGCGCTTCGTACGAAGAATGCACAGGCCGCACAGGCAGGGACATTTATCTTTTTCCCGCTTATCTTTTTAAGCACCACCTTTGTCCCTTACGAGTTAATTGAAGCCCAGTGGCTGAAAGTGGCCGCCACTATAAACCCGACAACCTATATCTTTGAAAGTATGCGGACGGTCTTAATTGATGGGTGGATCTTTTGGGATCTGATGCAGGGCGTCATTGCCATCGTGATCGCCTGCACCATTACGATTACCTTTGCCGCTGTTTCAGCTAAGAAGGCTGTATCACGTGGTTGA
- a CDS encoding VanW family protein, with protein sequence MKLANMFIFLLLISPFSQKEELAITHQGEEILTIHPADILMDPILQPFTDHTKVHEIMERVGELVQEEPVNAKIGKSGEIVAEKTGYKLDKQDFSKNLFHSLYSQSEHEIEVPINTVHPKVDSEVLASLRSQKIGHYDTYFNSNNKERTHNIRLAAESIDSTVVFPGETFSFNEVVGKRTKEKGYMPAPVIVRGEVSEGIGGGICQVSSTIFNAVDNAGVQIEQRYSHSKRVPYVPEGRDATVSWYGPDFTFKNIYNQPLLLRANVYGGQMSVSVYSSDVINFESREIPGASKKLPEETEIKRQKEE encoded by the coding sequence ATGAAATTAGCGAACATGTTTATTTTCTTATTGCTTATTTCCCCGTTTAGTCAAAAGGAGGAACTGGCCATCACGCATCAAGGGGAAGAAATACTTACGATACATCCTGCAGACATTCTCATGGATCCTATTCTTCAGCCTTTTACAGACCATACTAAAGTGCATGAAATTATGGAACGGGTGGGGGAGCTCGTTCAAGAAGAGCCGGTGAACGCTAAAATAGGAAAGTCTGGGGAAATTGTAGCTGAAAAAACAGGTTATAAACTCGATAAACAAGACTTTTCTAAAAACCTGTTTCATTCCTTGTACAGTCAGAGTGAGCATGAAATTGAAGTTCCAATAAACACCGTTCACCCGAAAGTAGACAGTGAGGTCCTTGCCAGTCTTCGTTCTCAAAAAATTGGTCATTATGATACGTATTTCAATTCCAATAACAAAGAACGGACCCACAATATTCGGTTGGCTGCTGAAAGTATCGACAGCACGGTAGTCTTTCCGGGGGAAACATTCTCTTTTAATGAAGTGGTTGGAAAACGAACGAAGGAAAAGGGATACATGCCTGCCCCGGTTATTGTGAGAGGTGAAGTGTCGGAAGGAATTGGCGGGGGAATCTGTCAGGTTTCTTCAACGATTTTTAACGCCGTAGACAATGCTGGTGTACAGATTGAACAGCGTTATTCCCACAGTAAACGAGTGCCTTATGTACCTGAAGGCCGGGATGCAACGGTCAGCTGGTACGGCCCGGACTTCACATTTAAAAACATATATAATCAGCCATTACTGCTTCGTGCCAATGTATATGGAGGGCAGATGAGTGTTTCGGTTTATTCCTCAGATGTAATCAATTTCGAATCGAGGGAGATACCGGGCGCTTCAAAGAAACTGCCGGAGGAAACCGAAATAAAGCGACAGAAAGAGGAATAA
- a CDS encoding Gfo/Idh/MocA family protein: MPQPIRIGIIGAGGIARSAHIPSYQSYGQDVEVIAVANHNKDKAVECAEEFSIPHAYEDEQQMLEEQELDAVSICTPNKFHASQAIAALQAGCHVLCEKPPAMTVEEVEKMTLEAEKVGKFLTYGFHFRFQPEVETLKKYIDGHELGEIYAAQTHYNRRRGIPGWGVFTNKELQGGGTLIDNGVHMLDTALYLMGYPEPKTVLGATYQKIGQRPGVGLMGEWDYENFSVEDMARGMITFENGSSLMFESTFAANVEELSSKKVSVIGDEGGADLFPLKIFQEKYDTLVDTTPAYVEKRDANEYLIHDFIECILHNKQPLSSPSEGVRIQQIIQALYESAKTGEAVNIN, translated from the coding sequence ATGCCACAACCCATTCGAATTGGAATTATTGGAGCGGGCGGAATTGCCAGAAGTGCTCATATTCCGAGTTATCAAAGCTATGGTCAGGACGTTGAGGTTATAGCTGTGGCTAACCATAATAAAGATAAAGCTGTAGAATGTGCAGAAGAGTTTTCGATCCCCCATGCCTATGAAGATGAGCAACAGATGCTTGAAGAACAGGAACTGGATGCTGTCAGCATTTGTACCCCAAACAAATTCCACGCCTCTCAAGCTATTGCAGCTCTCCAAGCCGGATGCCACGTGCTTTGTGAGAAACCGCCGGCAATGACGGTGGAGGAAGTCGAGAAGATGACGTTAGAAGCAGAAAAGGTTGGGAAATTTTTAACCTATGGTTTTCATTTCCGTTTTCAACCTGAGGTGGAGACGTTAAAGAAATACATTGATGGTCATGAATTAGGCGAAATTTATGCAGCCCAGACGCATTATAACCGGAGAAGAGGAATCCCGGGCTGGGGCGTATTCACAAATAAAGAACTTCAGGGCGGAGGAACACTTATCGATAATGGTGTTCATATGCTGGATACGGCCTTATATTTAATGGGATATCCAGAGCCTAAAACGGTTTTAGGGGCTACTTATCAAAAGATTGGTCAGCGTCCGGGAGTAGGTTTAATGGGTGAATGGGATTATGAAAACTTTTCGGTAGAAGATATGGCAAGGGGAATGATTACGTTTGAAAACGGTTCCTCTCTTATGTTTGAATCTACTTTTGCTGCAAACGTAGAAGAGCTGAGCAGCAAAAAAGTATCCGTTATAGGTGACGAGGGCGGAGCGGATCTTTTTCCATTAAAAATATTCCAGGAAAAATATGACACCCTGGTGGATACAACCCCTGCTTATGTAGAAAAACGAGATGCAAACGAATACCTTATTCATGATTTTATAGAATGTATTCTTCATAACAAACAACCATTAAGTAGTCCATCAGAAGGAGTGCGGATCCAGCAAATTATCCAGGCTCTTTACGAGTCAGCCAAAACAGGAGAAGCTGTGAATATAAATTGA